From a region of the Hallerella porci genome:
- a CDS encoding toxin-antitoxin system YwqK family antitoxin has product MAFFIGCGEADIRETKHYNGIRKTQVAYKNEKPHGEFKRWTSHGDLAESGIYKNGLREGEWTEWFTDGKVLSRGNYENGKKEGIWKGFFHDGKIAWEHEFKNDEPAGIWTEFYASGNLKEKSSCFKNTEKGTREIFGENGKKEFEENCRHGILHGEQKKYYPGGALESVSHYRDGTLEGSAELFRASGELWRKSFYHLGIRESLWTYYAKDGSVEKTSIFKNGNGIAYGELGNQGIDAETTFVNNRIQDTLHYTLPERKLKFEEIWQNDEKVKLIARYAKGNRLATEGNFKNGKRNGFWRNWYANGKLKDSLFYKDDEPFGEQLYYDSTGKLYMRKSQQGLNGPTQVQFE; this is encoded by the coding sequence ATGGCCTTTTTCATCGGTTGCGGCGAAGCAGACATCCGCGAAACGAAACATTACAACGGCATTCGCAAAACTCAAGTCGCTTATAAAAATGAAAAACCGCACGGAGAATTTAAACGGTGGACTTCTCACGGCGACTTAGCCGAATCGGGAATTTACAAAAACGGTTTACGCGAAGGCGAATGGACAGAATGGTTCACCGATGGAAAAGTTCTTTCGCGTGGCAATTATGAAAACGGAAAAAAGGAAGGAATCTGGAAAGGATTTTTTCACGATGGAAAAATTGCTTGGGAACATGAATTCAAAAACGATGAGCCCGCAGGAATTTGGACAGAATTTTATGCATCGGGAAATCTCAAAGAAAAAAGTTCGTGTTTTAAAAATACAGAAAAAGGAACGCGCGAAATTTTTGGGGAAAACGGGAAAAAAGAATTTGAAGAAAATTGTCGCCATGGAATTTTACACGGCGAACAAAAAAAATATTATCCCGGCGGCGCATTGGAATCGGTTTCGCATTATCGCGATGGAACTCTCGAAGGTTCCGCAGAACTTTTCCGCGCAAGCGGTGAATTATGGCGCAAGTCTTTTTATCATTTAGGAATTCGCGAATCGCTTTGGACTTATTATGCAAAAGATGGAAGCGTTGAAAAAACAAGTATTTTCAAAAATGGAAACGGCATCGCTTACGGAGAATTAGGAAATCAAGGAATTGATGCGGAGACAACTTTTGTCAACAATCGAATTCAAGATACGCTGCATTACACTCTTCCTGAGCGCAAATTAAAATTCGAAGAAATTTGGCAAAACGATGAAAAAGTCAAATTGATTGCGCGCTACGCAAAAGGCAATCGCTTAGCGACCGAAGGCAATTTTAAAAATGGAAAGCGCAATGGATTTTGGCGAAATTGGTACGCCAACGGAAAATTGAAAGACAGCCTTTTTTACAAAGACGACGAACCTTTTGGCGAACAGCTTTATTATGATTCCACCGGAAAATTATACATGCGTAAAAGTCAACAAGGATTAAACGGCCCGACGCAAGTGCAATTTGAATAG